The following is a genomic window from Strongyloides ratti genome assembly S_ratti_ED321, chromosome : 1.
tgttaCAGTTTGACATACTGATCCAATATACATTGTTCCTTGAAATCCTACAAATATGATACCTCTAGAATGATGAGAAAGCAAGAAAAATCTAGCAATAAATTGTCtacataattttaattcattatttttaccaATTCCAACAAGAATCATACcctaaatattaataatatactaaaattttattaaaaaacaaaccttttgtattaataatcttttaattatatatgaaACATGTAAGtgtttttcaatatttatagCTAATGAAGCTGTCTCTCCaccataaatatttttaattggttcttgtttttttttatgaatactttttattgttGCTGTTACAAATGATCCATCTCTACTTGTTGGTCCAATACGTACTCGATCACCTTCTGTTAGCATTCCTTGACTTAATGTTCCACAAACTACAATGCCTACACCCGTAACTTTAAATACCTCTTCAACATAAAATAATGgatcaatttctttttttttcatagttacattttttattcttgtaatattattattttttaaatatcctaaaaatttttttaaaatatttaaattttttccattaacagatgataatgaaattattggaattatcttttttctaTTACAAAGTGATATTGCATATTCCTCAACAATATCTTCATTATTAACATAAACTGTTTTTCTATCTCCACTAactgtttttaataaactatttattGAAACCATAACTTTTGTTAAATGATCTTCATTAACAGAAtctatttttgtaataacaacaaaaaatgGAATATTTAATGCCATTACAAAACCCAGATGTTCTTTAGTCATAATTCCTGGTGGACCTTTACCACTTATTACTACACAACAAACATTTGGTCTATATCCTGATATACCATAAATAGTTGTTTTAAGATACTTTTTATCACCTGCTAAATCAATTAATGTTACTATTTTAGAACAACTAGAATCAATAAGATGATTTGGATTACATTTTCCTAACATTTTTCCTTTATTATCATAACGTAATGTAGTTAAACAAATAGATGATGTTCTTCCTGTTTTAAATTCATGAAGATATCTAAATACATTTACTCTAGCTCTACCTTTTCCATCATCTAATTCTCCTTGTGATAAGACACCACATAAAGTAGATTTACCTGCTTCAGCAGATCCAATAATGGCTACACGTATTTCTTGAAAATTATCTTCATACTCTTCTTTTTCAACAACAATTTCAACCATCTTTTTTCCTCcttctacttttttttcattaataatagtCATTTTAACACAAAGTTCTTCTGCCATTATTTTCATTGTTTGTAATGATGTTTCCATTTCAAAATCATTTAGACCAGTTATTACACCATCATCTGCCACACCAATTTCATAAATAGCTTTACCATTACCCTCTTCTAATCTCCATTTCATTTGTgtaattaaatgttttactCTAGATTCagatatatttgttaatcttgttttatattcaatattTCCATATTCTTCTTCTGGTGGTAATCTTCCTACAAGCCCAcacatattatataaatatattctgAAATAGAAATTTCTTACAtcaataactaaaaaaaaaaatataaggatatgaaaaataaagaaacTAAAAGTGAACATATAATTGCTaatcaatattttataaaacaagtTTATTTcgaaatatatatgtatgtgTGTCTGTTCAATAAGTAGGAAATTGTTTATCTATAATCTTATTTCAAGCTTcatatttactaaaaaaaatatgttaaaaaatatataatatatttaaagatctatttttttttcaaaccattttattatttcaccgataaaaaaaaaacaaaacaatTGCATTAATTTAACCTTTCTTTTACCTATTTTCATcagtttaaattttaacaatacatCTTATATCAATTGTTAAGAATAAACCACAtgtatcaaataatatattacataCTCTTTGATTTTTCGTTACTTGattaatgtataattttaaccaattaatataattaaaaatttaagcaTATACTTCaacatataaaatgaaagaatattttttacaatttatttttagtatcaTGAAATATTTGTTACATTAAATCgaataaaatttgtataatttgattaaaaaaaatttcttttcaaTTTACAATTGtacttaaataaaattgtcacttatgaaaaataaattattaagaaagaaactttttaacattattttaatgtaaatttatatttaaatgtgaattacttttaaaaaaattgcatCACAAATCattgtaatatataaagataaaaaaagtaactgataatctataaaattgatataattatCAAGAAATCATgaaataaagattttttatttaaaaaacatttaatagttttttttaattgatttttttttttaatttttatgaagAATCTCgtcttcaaaatattttaaaatttttatttgtctTTAAGATATAAAGAACAATGATAATAGATTAAAAGTGTAgaaatatcaaatattatatcttaTAATTGGGTAATgtttgcaaaaaaaatttaagctAGATTACATatgaaaatttgaaaaaaattcaacCCACCAAATTTCACGCTTCTATAAAttgtttgataaaaattataagaagAATGTTTTTAAGACTTTTTAAATtgacatttttttgtatcttcttgaatttctataaaaataagactatttttaatgaattttacttaaaaaaaagtatctaaaattatttaaatattcaataaatttttgttatattctaaaaagttaattttttatttaaaaatatttttcaatctTGCTTCTAATTTCAATTAATCATAacttttaaagtatttatttttttttcactcttgattgtatttaaattttatcattttttaagatctatcaaataaatgtatttttattttaaattttctaaaaaatttatctgtactttgtaatataataaaatattttaaataaatttaaattgttataattataaaatttactaataaaatgatagtaattttatatatattataaaatcacaatgaatattttattttaaaatattaaaatttgaaagttatattaaaatgaaagaaCATTAAATTGATTTACTGTGATCAACCAAAATATGAGTATATGTAGCCAATTGATATATCATTTCTATTTGTTGTTCAGCAGTTCTTTTTCCTCCAAAacgattttttaaaataataagatattttttagttCTTTTAGAATCTTCTTCATTTTGTTTTCTACTAATAACCATAATATTATCAGCTTCTTGTGTTATCTTACTATTTGAAGTAACATCTTGAAGATCAATTGAATAATCACCAGTAGTACGTCTTGGGGATAATACTATTGTTACATGAATACCATAATCAATTGAAAGATTACGAAGTAATGATACAAATCTATCTTGAAGATTATTTCGTTCTATTGGTGTAATTTTGTCATTTCCCAATGAACACAATCCAACTAGAAATTGAATATTATCAACAACAATATGTTGAACACCATATTggacaatatttttttctaaaatattatatatttcaattattgttttatttttaaactcttcacattttaataatataaaatcagTTTGTTTCTTTTCAAATTTATCCAACCATAATTCTACAGATGGATGATGTTCAACACGATATAATGGAAgtctataaaattaattaatatttcaacaaataaatatcttaCTTTACTCCATTATGATAAGTTTTAGTACGTGCCAAACTACGAATATGAGCAggtctaaaaaaatttttttaaatataatattagatagtaaattaacaaaaaaaaaaaaaaaaacttacgaAGCATATTGAATAAGCATCCATTTTGcaattttttcttcaataaGATCAAAACTACAAAATAAAGTTCGTACACCTTGTGTAAATAAATCTAATGAATATTCACAAAGAAATGTTGTTTTACCATAACCACTTCCACCAGTTAAAAGTGTAATTTCACCTGGACGAAGACCTCcaagataattatttaaaatatcaaaacgTTTCCATTTTCCAAATCCAGACATTCTtgaagtattattattatatacttCAGCTTTAACTTCTTCTCTAATATCAACCAATGATTTGAAAGCCCTACTTCGAACACGTAATGAAACATCACGAATAGCATATTCAATTTCTTTGTTTTTTCCATCTCTTATTAATTCAATTGGTCTTTCTGGAGCAAGAACAACATAACATCTGGAGGCATTTAAAGTAATAGCATAATCTTTAGCAAAACCTTGATGATTTTTTGGAAaccaaatataaatattttcaaaatcttCAAGATATGGAAGAACAGAATAATCCATTTTTTCACCTTGTGGTAATGATATAACTAACATTCCTCCAGTTGCATCATAAACAGCTAGTGCATCACGTTCATTTGTTGTTATACATATAGTTCTATCAGATTGTGATCCTAAATGATAACCAAATATTccagaaaattttttttttccatcaaTATCTGTTTCAggaaaattttctttttctaatttacCATCTGTTAAACGTCTAATAACTTTCATACCCATTGGTGGACGTGAACGATTAGTTGGTCCACGATATCTAGGATATAATATAGCTGGTTGATCATAATTATCTAGATGTACTCGAACATTGAAACGATGAAGTACAGATGGTGAGATAGCATCAATACCTAATTGACGATAAAGTGATCGAAATTGTAAAACCATATCTTGATTTAATTCAGAAACTTCAATTGATTCATTCCATAAAATTCTTATAACTGGATCTTGAAATGTAATTCCTCCAACATCATTCATAGATGATGAATTACCTTTTAATGACATTACTTCATTCATTGAGTCAAATCCATCATCTATAGCTCTTGGTGTACCTCCAGCATGAGCTGAAAGATGATCAGCtctaaaatttaattcattaaatCGTTTAACTGTATATGAGTCATCAACTAACAAAATTTGATCAGGgccttttataaaaacatgaACACAAACATCACTACTTTTTTCACTTAAACATAATGTACTAGAAGCTTTTGCTATTTTTCGtttaatataatgtttaatatGGTTATGTTCATTCCCATACTCAAGATCAAAATCAATTGAACATTCTGATAATGATATTGAGGATGATGATGAGATAGAAGATGATAATGATGATACAGAACCTACTGTAGTAccattattatcaatatttgacattgtattaatatatattttatcaaaaataataataataataataaaatatgaattattttaaatttataagctttcttatgattataaaaatttgttttttttttataactatacTATATCTTGTCTTTATCACTCCAGGGATTCTATcattatagaaaataataaaacttactCTGTTCTCagtctttttaatttttcaacttgctcaaatttcttttgtttttctttttcttcataTTCAGAAATCAAATTCAAATAACTAACTCTATCGTACAAGTCACTAtcaaactaaaaataatgaatgaatattattattataaaaaaaacaactattAACTTACATCACCAATATTTGACATCTTCAGTATATTATAGTTTTAgcaactttattattttcaaacttatgaataaaaatttccgTATATCaagtttataaataatttttaacttcCTTCTCCACCcactttatcaaaaatatacttaAGTATACACATTTACATATTTATCAAACAAAGCTTATCCATTTCCGATACATATACTGAAACGGAAGGTACTgtaattacaatttttttatcatatactattactagaaaattttttaaatgcatcttttcaaatttattttattgtgtatatgaaaaataattgttatgCTTAGATTGAGTGCATGCAACTTatcttatcaaaatatttaagtacatttattttaaattgtccTAAGctattatttacatatatagTCATTAACTGAAAACTTGCATAactaaactttattttaataaacctAAACTTAAAGGTGAGATTTATGAGTGTAGGAA
Proteins encoded in this region:
- a CDS encoding GTP-binding protein 2; the protein is MCGLVGRLPPEEEYGNIEYKTRLTNISESRVKHLITQMKWRLEEGNGKAIYEIGVADDGVITGLNDFEMETSLQTMKIMAEELCVKMTIINEKKVEGGKKMVEIVVEKEEYEDNFQEIRVAIIGSAEAGKSTLCGVLSQGELDDGKGRARVNVFRYLHEFKTGRTSSICLTTLRYDNKGKMLGKCNPNHLIDSSCSKIVTLIDLAGDKKYLKTTIYGISGYRPNVCCVVISGKGPPGIMTKEHLGFVMALNIPFFVVITKIDSVNEDHLTKVMVSINSLLKTVSGDRKTVYVNNEDIVEEYAISLCNRKKIIPIISLSSVNGKNLNILKKFLGYLKNNNITRIKNVTMKKKEIDPLFYVEEVFKVTGVGIVVCGTLSQGMLTEGDRVRIGPTSRDGSFVTATIKSIHKKKQEPIKNIYGGETASLAINIEKHLHVSYIIKRLLIQKGMILVGIGKNNELKLCRQFIARFFLLSHHSRGIIFVGFQGTMYIGSVCQTVTIINIEGGEKSLKTGRWYNVKFEFYSIPQCIKVGDSIIFREGKTKGMGEILKIFCS
- a CDS encoding Twinkle protein, mitochondrial, yielding MSNIDNNGTTVGSVSSLSSSISSSSSISLSECSIDFDLEYGNEHNHIKHYIKRKIAKASSTLCLSEKSSDVCVHVFIKGPDQILADHLSAHAGGTPRAIDDGFDSMNEVMSLKGNSSSMNDVGGITFQDPVIRILWNESIEVSELNQDMVLQFRSLYRQLGIDAISPSVLHRFNVRVHLDNYDQPAILYPRYRGPTNRSRPPMGMKVIRRLTDGKLEKENFPETDIDGKKKFSGIFGYHLGSQSDRTICITTNERDALAVYDATGGMLVISLPQGEKMDYSVLPYLEDFENIYIWFPKNHQGFAKDYAITLNASRCYVVLAPERPIELIRDGKNKEIEYAIRDVSLRVRSRAFKSLVDIREEVKAEVYNNNTSRMSGFGKWKRFDILNNYLGGLRPGEITLLTGGSGYGKTTFLCEYSLDLFTQGVRTLFCSFDLIEEKIAKWMLIQYASPAHIRSLARTKTYHNGVKLPLYRVEHHPSVELWLDKFEKKQTDFILLKCEEFKNKTIIEIYNILEKNIVQYGVQHIVVDNIQFLVGLCSLGNDKITPIERNNLQDRFVSLLRNLSIDYGIHVTIVLSPRRTTGDYSIDLQDVTSNSKITQEADNIMVISRKQNEEDSKRTKKYLIILKNRFGGKRTAEQQIEMIYQLATYTHILVDHSKSI